TTCCATTTCAACCTCAGTCTTACCTTTACGGGCAGCGATCAGGGCTGCTTCGTTACAAACGTTGGCGATGTCAGCACCGGCAAAGCCAGGTGTCATAGATGCCAGTTTCTTGATATCGAGGTTCGGAGAAGTTTTAATTGGTTTCAGGTGCACGTCAAATATGTGCTCACGACCATTTAAGTCTGGTTTGTCAATAGAGATCTGACGGTCAAAACGTCCCGGACGCAGCAGCGCACTGTCCAGTACGTCCGGACGGTTGGTTGCTGCCAGGATGATGATGCCGCTGTCGGTACCGAAACCATCCATTTCCACCAGTAACTGGTTCAGGGTGTTCTCACGCTCATCATTGCTCATCATTACGTTCTTACCTCTTGCACGACCGATCGCATCGATCTCATCGATGAAGATGATACAAGGCGCTTTCTCACGGGCCTGTTTGAACAGGTCACGTACACGGCTTGCACCCACACCTACGAATAATTCAACGAAGTCAGAACCGGACATAGAGAAGAAAGGTACCTGTGCTTCTCCTGCCATTGCTTTCGCCAGCAGGGTCTTACCTGTACCTGGAGGGCCTACCAGTAAGGCACCTTTTGGTATTTTACCACCCAGAGAGGTGTATTTCTTCGGATTCTTCAGGAAATCCACGATTTCCATCACTTCCACTTTCGCTTCATCCAGACCAGCTACATCACTGAAAGTGATATTTACACGGGTACCTTTGTCAAACAGCGTAGCCTTAGACTTACCGATGTTAAAGATACCACCCGGGCCACCACTGCCGCCAGCAGGACCACCCATTTTACGCATCAGGAGTATCCACAGTCCAATCAACAGCACCAGTGGAAGCAATAACTGGATAAATGGTTCGAACCAGCTCTGTCTGTTATCATAGTACACTTTCACCTGCTGATCAACCGGAAGCCCCGCCTGTGCCTTGTCAAGGTCAGTCTTAAAATCCTCCACACTACCAATAGTGAAAGAGAAATGAGGGCCCTTATTATCAGCGCCCAAACGGGTCTTAGCCACTTTCTCGTATTTAGCTTGCGATAACTTGTCAGCCTTTATGAAAACCTCTACCACTTGCTTGTTCACCACCACCAGCTTGTCTACATCACCTGGTTTCAGGTAATTGAGCTGAAACTCCTGGAAACTGAGTGGTTTAGGCCCGGTGCCAAGATTAGCAAAGTTCATTGCCAGCAAGGCGACCCCGATAAAAGCATACACCCAGTATATGTTGAACTTTGGTCCTTTCTTTGGCGATTTGTCTCCCTTGTTGAAGTTGTTGCCTCTTTCCATAATCTTACGATCCTTTTTTAAGGATGTCGGTAATAGTTAAAAGTTATTAGTTTGTATCATTATGCTCCATTCGTTCTGCATCACTCCACATATCTTCCAGACTATAGAACTGCCTGGTTTCGGGTTGGAATACATGCACTACAACATTCACATAATCTACCAGTATCCATTGTTGAGCGGTAAATCCCTCATGTTTATAAGGCTCTTCGCCAACGAGCTTCAATACCTGATCTTCCACGAAGTCAGCTATAGCCCTAACCTGTGTATTGGAGTTAGCCTCGCATATTACAAAGAAATCAGCCACAGCTTCAGGAATCTGGCGCAGATCCAGAGAAACAATATTTTCTCCCTTTTTTTCCTGGATGGCCTTGATGATGGTGGAAAAAATCTCGCTTTCTCTACTCAAGCGCGTTAACGCTTTCTTTCTCGTACTCAGAACGGTTAAGGGTGCCAATAAAATCTCTTTTGGTTAAAAATAAACTTTAATTGTCAAAATTACTAAAGAAGGAGCAAATAAACGCCGGAATATGATATTGTTACAATGTGTAATAATCAATGATGTACGGAGCTTTAATGCCTATAAATCATGCACTTGTCTAATACCTTTGCTCTGTAGCCGGCAACTGACCGATTGTTAAGAAAATGATAAAATGAATTACTTTGCTCTCTCAAAATGAATCAGCTAAGAATTTTCGAATGATCGGACAGCCTTTATACATTTTAGATACAGTAGACAGCACCAATAACTATGCCATGGAGCAGGTAAACAAAGGGCAGGTGACACCGGGCACAGCCTGGTTTGCTATGGAGCAAACTGCAGGAAAAGCTCAACGTGGCAAACAATGGTCATCGCCTCCAGGTGAAAATATCATGCTCTCAATCGCCCTGCAACCCGGCATGCTGCCCCTTTCCAGACAATTTATGCTCAGTGTCGCGGTATCGCTTGCTACCTGTGACTGGTTCACGCAATATGCGGGCGATGAGACCTCCATCAAATGGAGTAATGATCTTTACTGGCGTGACAGAAAGGCAGCCGGCATGCTCATCGAAAATGTACTCCGTGGTAATACATGGCAATATGCCATTACCGGTATCGGAATTAATATCAATCAGACCAGCTTCCCTACACATCTGCCTAATCCTGTATCCCTCAAGCAGATAACAGGCAAGACATGGGACCCTATCGAACTGACTCGTACGCTTTGTGCCAGCATTGAAGAAAGACTTAAACTATTGCATCCTGCACACTATGATAAGCTAATGCAGGACTATAAGAGCAAGCTGTTCCGCTTTAATATACCCGGCACTTACCGCATGAACGGAGAGCTGTTTGAGGGTATTATCCGGGATGTACTTCCTGATGGCAAATTATGCCTGGAGAAGGAAGGAACGCTACTGCAACTGGGCTTTGGAGAAATAGAGTTTGTTATAACACGATAGGCGTTACCAGCTACGGGAACCTGCCTGTTCTTCCTGTTGCCACTGATACAGTTTGCGGGGAAAAACAGGCGAAATCCCTTCGACAAGATATACACCTGTGCCATACTCCCTTGACAGCTTATCATTGATCTGTCCGGTTTTAGTGTAGCCGGACGTATATTTCCGGACATATTCCGCTGGAGCCTCACCAACTACAATAAGGTAATGCAGGCTGTCCATTTTCGGGAACCAGCACATATAATCAGCACTGAATGTGATGGCTGGTCTGACAGCATCAGCGGCGTAGTAGTTAATCGCGCCTGCCTGCCCGTAATTGTCACATAGGATCAACGTATACGGGCGCTCAGCCACAGGCACCTGCTGATAGGCCATTGTGGCCAGTCCGGCCAGCTCCCTCCAGCCACGCATATCAGCAAAATCCTGTGGCAGGTCATGTAGTTTGCCGTCTTCCCATCTGCACATAACATCACGCATTCGTGGCGTCATCGCGTTATAGAGGTCCTTTGGCGGCATTACCGGGTAGATTACGCGGAATAAGCATACAGTGGGTAATATCACCATTACCAGCCATCCCAGCCTGGCATACTTCAGCCAGCTACGTGAAAAAAGGTGTTCCCAGTATACACTACCAAAAGCCAGCATAACAGGATACAGTCCCAGGGCATAATACGCCTTCGCCTTCAGATAGACGAACAGGGCCATTACCAGCAGGAAAGTCCAGCCTGCAAAGCGATAGGGCCTGTAAGGCGCATATCCCATCAATGCGGTCAGTCCGGCTATCCATACAGCACTTCCCAGTAAGAAGAACAACAGCTGTTCTTTGATAAAACCCGCTCTCTCCACATTCACCAATTGTGTGTCGGCCAGCTCCTTCATGTGATGCAGGAACGGAACCCCGTTCTGTAGCTGCCAGACAATATTAGGCAGGGCCAGCAAAAGGGCGATCAGCAGGCCGCCGTACAGGTACTTTTCCCGAAAGATGCTGCGCTGTGGTGTTATTAACAAAGCTGGTAGCAGGCCCGCCGCAAGAAAAAGTATATTGTATTTATTCAGAAAAGCCATCCCCGCCACAACACCCATCCACAACAACCATTGAGGCTTTACATCTCTGATGTATAATATTACCAGGTAAAAGATCAGTGTCCAGGCCAGTATGTCAGCACTGTTCGGCTGATACAGAATGTTAATCCTTGACATACCGGAGCAAATAAAGACCACTGCTGCCAGTAACTGTGCATACCAGCCTCCTTTCAGCAATTCCACCAGCTTCCAGATGACTAACATTGTCAGCGCACCAAACAGGGCAGGGAAGAAGCGTACCCAGTATACACCACCGCCCAGCCACTTGATCAGCAGCGAGAGAAAAGCTGTAAAAGGAGGTACTGACAAATATCCGGCTGCCAGATGATTGGCCTGTTCGAGATGCAGATATTCATCCCGGTGCAGATCATAATCCGGATGCACAAGGGAAAAATGAAAAGTCAACTTGAAAGCTATCAAGGCAATGAGCAGGAGATATGAACGTTTGGGCATCCGTCGGGACTAGTGTGTGAAAAATGAGGGACTACCTGTTATGATTACTACAGCTCAAAGGTAAGGAACGTATAACAGGTAGCCCGATATAGATAATCTTGTGATACTGCAGCAATAGTTGGTGAAATAGGCAGTTCATCAAAAAGACCAGTTGATGAAAACAAGATTTTGGTTGATAAAGGTTGTCCTCAAGTTGTGAAATATTTGTTAATTTATCAAAACAAAAATTGCAACAATGATACAAACAACTACCCCTTATACTATTCTTCAACCATCCAAACAGCTATTGGTCCATACATCCCAGCGTCAATACGCACTATTTTATTCGTATGATGTTTGCAAATTGCTTTGAGTAACTTTACCCAATGTCCTCCATAAATAGTAAGAATAGCAGATCTGATCATCGTAAAAAGCTACGGCTCAGCGATGACTTTTCGAGGGTAAGTGTTGATCAGGAGAACTTACCCAAGGTGCCGGCAAAGAGTAATTTTACCATTCACTCCCGCTCTACAAATCCTTGCCGGGAGTATATTTCTGCCAGCAGAAGAGATTACTATAAAATCACGCTGATGACCAGGGGCGGCGGCATTATGACGCTCGGTCAACGCAAATATGTCATCAAGGCGCCTGCTATCGTATTTATCAATCAGCTGGAAGCAAAAACCTGGGATCCGCAGGGAGAGCAGGACGGTTACTATTGCCAGTTCACGGAACATCTGTTTGAAATGCAACGTCACTACCGTGACGAACTCCTGCATCACCCGCTTTTCCAGATAGGCGCCAATCCGGTGCTTAACCTCACTGAACAACAGCGGGACTACATGTTACAGTTATTCGGACACCTGCTGAAAGAAAGTAAAGACTGCAATCCTTACCGCCAGGAAGCCATACTGATCTACCTGCAATTATTACTTTTAGAAGCGAAGAGGATCAGCGTACCAGAGGCGTTACCGCAACGTTCCCTGACAACGGCTCAGTTGCTTGCGGAGCGATTTACGGACGCCCTGGAAAAACAATTTCCGATCACTTCAGAGCTGGAACAGGTGCAGCTTAAAACAGCAGGAGATTTCGCACAGATATTAAACGTACATCCCAATCACCTGAATGCAACTGTCAAACGGGTAACCGGGCGAACTACCAGCGAACATATTCGTCAGCGCCTCCTGCTCGAAGCAAGGCTGTTACTGCTACATACTGACTGGCCGATAGCAGCGATCGCTCATTCGCTTGGATTTGAAGAACCAGCTAACTTTTCGCACTTCTTTAAAAGCCAGACGGGACATACGCCGCACACATTTAGAAATAATTAGGAACCGGAATGAGGAATTGATATAAAGAGATGTTCTATGCAGATATTCCTGCATTCTTATCAGACAGGTATAAAAAGTGAGAGGGCGCTTCCAGGAAGCGCCCTCTCACTTTTTATACCTGTCTGATGAACTCTTATCCTATGCCATACATAGTGCATCATCTCCGCCGCATTTCAATACCTGATCACTTCGCCTTATATCCCCAGTCCTGCAACCACTTCACCACCTTTTCCTTGTAGTCACCCTGAATCAGTATCAGTCCATCTTTCGCACTACCACCGGTACCACATTTCGTCTTCAGTTCCTTGCCCAGTTTTTCCAGGTCTTCTTCTTTACCTACAAAACCATCCACCAGTGTCACTACCTTTCCGGCACGCTGTTTAGTGTCCAGCTTCACCCGCAATTGCTGCTGGGCAGGAGGGAGGGTCTCGATCTCCTCGGGTTCATCGCTCTCCGGTTTAAAATCAGGATTAGTGGAATACACTATACCACCTGTATTGGTATTAAACTTCTTCTTTGACATAATAGTAAGTTTATGAACGGTTAACTACGACCTGCAGCGCACCAGGATGAACACGGAACGCGACTTTACCATTTTCTTTCAATGGCACCGCATCCCCGTCTACCTGCAGGTGCACCAGTTCGTTACTTTTAACAACGATCGTTTCTCCCGTATAATGCTGCATATAGCGGGTCTTATCAATATTACCCATCAGGGAATAAAATCCGACAGGTATCAGTCCGTACAGTTTGATCGGCGGCACAACACACAAGTCCAGTTTACCATCGAAAACATTTGCGTCAGGCGCTAGTTTAAATTCATAGCCAAACTGGTTGCCATTCGCCACCGTAAGCAGAAAGGCACGCTCCTGCATTGTCTTACCATCCACGCTGATCTCGTATGAAGGGCCTTTATAACTGCTGAAACTCTGAAATACAAGCTTCGCATATCCCCAAAGCCCACGTTTGGTCTTATGCCTGAACTGATCTGCTACCAACGCATCGAAACCTACACCGGCGTTACTCAGGAACAGGTGTTCATTCGCGTAACCAACGTCTATTGACTGACGCCTTCCATCGGCAATCACTTCCAGTGCGCGCGATACTTTCAACGGTATTTTCAGCGCTCTTGCAAGACCATTCCCACTACCCAGCGGAATAATAGCCAGTGCGGTAGTTGTACCTACCAGTCCCTGTGCTATCTCATTGATAGAACCATCGCCACCTACTGCCACTACTGTATCTGTTCCATTCGCAACCGCAGCTCTGGCCAGGTCAGTGCCATGTCCGAGGTATTCCAGGTGAGTGATCTCTACTGAAAATGCCTTTGGCGTCAAATATTTTCTGATGATACCTTCCAGACGCTTTTCCCTGTCTGTTCCCGCTTTACGGTTTATGATAAATAGAATCTTTCTCAACGTTAGGGATATTATATTGCTTTTAAACTAAGATCAAGACTAACAGCATGATGGATCACTGCACCTGCGGACACATAATCAACACCTGTTTTGGCATATGCTTCCAGTGTATCCAGGTTGATACCACCTGATGCTTCTGTTTCGTAACGACCATCTATCAGCGCAAGCGCTTCCGTGATCTGGGCAGGAGTATAGTTATCCAGCATAATACGGTGCACCTGACCGACTGCCAGCACTTCTTTCACATCTTCCAGGTTACGTGTTTCCACTTCAATCTGTAAGGGCAACTGATGCTCCCGCAGGTATGCGACCGTTTTGGTAATTGCGGCCGTAATACCTCCTGCAAAATCAATATGATTATCTTTCAGCATAACCATATCATACAAACCCATACGATGGTTTACACCACCACCAATACGTACCGCTTCTTTTTCCAGCAAACGGAAATTGGGGGTTGTCTTACGGGTATCGAGCAACCGGGTATGGTATCCTTTCAGTACATTCACATACTGGCGGGTCAGCGTAGCGATACCACTCATACGCTGCATACAGTTCAGTACAAGGCGTTCTCCCATCAGTAAGGTATGAATAGATGCTTCTACCTCAAAAGCCGTTTCTCCTGCATGCATCTCATCACCATCCTGCTTGAATGGCTTAAAAATGGAATCTTTGTCCAGTATCTGGAAAATAGCAGCAGCTACCTCCATGCCTGCCAGTACACCATCTTCTTTGATCTTCAGCCGCGCGCCACCCCTGGCGTCAGCCGGTATAGAGGCGAGGGTAGAGTGGTCTCCATTTCCTATATCTTCGGCCAGTGCGCTGCGAATAAGGGCTGTAAATGCTGGTTCCTGTAACATACTATCGGTTTGAAAGAACGAAAGTAAGCCAAAAATTAAGAACGGTGGTCCAGGTCAGGAATATACCCGAATATAAAAAAGTCCGGACTGAGCCGGACTTTTCAATATCATTCTTAATAAGACTTTATTATTTATTTTCGAAACGTAATTCATTCAATACCATTGAACCACCTTTCATCTGCAGAAAGAATGAAGTACGGAAAGCGCCACCGGACGTACCCACATTAGCAATACCTACTCTGGAGCCACCTTTACTCTCTACCTGGTGGATCAGTTCAAATGATTTTACCTGATTTTTAGCGAAGAAATCTTTCAGGATAATTTCAGCCTGTGCTTTGCTGTAAGAATTTGATTTACCAGCCATGCTGATTTCTACAGTATTGTCAAGGTAGCGGGATAGTGCGCTCGCATCGCCTTGTTTAATTGCAGTGACTACGTCTTCAAAGGGACCTGCTGCAGTAGATTTCAAGTTAGCGGCTGACAGGGTAAATGCAGTGATAATGACGCCAAACAACACAACTCCAAGCACATACATTAACTTTTTCATCGTCAGTATTTTATTAAGTAGTAAAGTTTTCATCATTAAAGTGAAATGGGCTAAAACTATGCCAATTTGCAGGTTGCCTTTTAAAATACAATCATAGTTGTATTGTACAATGATTAATTAATGCGAATATATTAATATATATTTTTAGAATAAAACCTAACTCCAGTAAAGTTCTTTCACTGCTGTATGATTTTTGCCGGCATTTCAATAAGTTTGATGCCGTTTCACGGATGCTTCATAACTTTAGCATCCTTTACTGAACAAGAAAATTACAACCGGAAATATGGAAAAGAAAAGAGCCATTCTCATTATCATGGATGGATGGGGACAGGGACAGGTTCCTGCAGCTGACGCTATAGCGCATTCAAAGACTCCCTTTGTAAGCAGCCTGTATGCTAAGTACCCGCATAGTACACTGATCACCTGCGGCGAAGATGTTGGCTTACCTGAAGGTCAGATGGGTAACTCCGAAGTAGGACACCTGAACCTCGGCGCCGGACGTATCGTATACCAGGAACTTCAGCGTATCAATGTAGCCATCCGCACAGGTGAACTGGCTGGCAATAAGGTACTGCAGGATACGCTCTCTTATGCAAAAGATAACGATAAGGCCCTCCACCTTATCGGTCTCGTAAGTGACGGTGGTGTACACTCTCATATCAATCACCTGAAAGCGCTCACACAGATCGCTAAAGATAAAGGACTGACCAAAGTATTTATACATGCCTTCACTGATGGCCGTGACACCGATCCGAAAGGTGGCCTGCCATACATGGAAGAACTGGTAGCTCACCTGAATAACACGGTGGGACAGGTAGCCAGCATCACCGGCCGTTACTATGCAATGGACCGCGATAAACGCTGGGAACGCGTGAAACTCGCATATGATGCGATGGTACACGGTACCGGTACGCCTACACAGGATGTAGTAACAGCTATCAAAACCTCCTACGCAGAAGGTGTTACCGACGAGTTTATCAAACCGATCGTGACTACCGATGCGCAGCTGAACCCGATCGCCACCATCAAGGAAGGTGATGCGGTACTGTGCTTCAACTTCCGTACTGACCGTTGCCGTGAGATCACCCAAGTACTGACCCAGCAGGCTTTCCCTGATTTTGGTATGCAACCACTGGCACTGCACTATACCACCATGACCGAATATGATAAAACCTACAAAGGTGTACACGTTATATTCGAAAATGATAACCTGCAGAATACCCTGGGTGAAGTACTGGAAGCCAACAACCGCAGCCAGATCCGTATCGCAGAAACTGAGAAATATCCACACGTTTCCTTCTTCTTCTCCGGTGGCCGTGAGAAAGAATTCCAGGGTGAACGCCGTCTGATCGTAGCTTCTCCTAAAGTAGCTACCTACGACATGCAACCGGAAATGAGCGCATTCGAAGTGACAGATACCATCGTTCCGGAAATAGAAAGCAAATCTGCTGACTTTATCTGCCTGAACTTCGCTAATGCCGACATGGTAGGCCATACCGGTATATGGGAAGCCGCCATCAAAGCGGTAGAAACCGTGGATACCTGCGTAGAGAAAGTAGTCACTGCTGCCCTGAAAAATGATTATACAGTGTTCCTTACCGCTGACCACGGTAATGCTGACTTTATGATCAACAGTGATGGTACGCCTAATACCGCTCACACCACCAACCTGGTTCCTTACTTCCTGATCAGCAATGATTTCAAAGGTGCCGTAAAACCAGGTAAACTGGGTGACGTTGCACCAACCATTCTGACCCTGATGGGCCTTCCTATCCCGCAGGAAATGACGGGCAACGTACTGATATAAGTATTCCCATCTCATTCATAGAAAAGCTGTCCACCGCAGGGTGCGACAGCTTTTTTTATATTATTTCTGTCCTGTAACTATTCGTCAAGCTAATCCGTTTTACGTTTTTTAGTGCTCTCGACAGATTTGCTCATGCATTAGATGCGCCGTGTTTACGGCGCATTAACTTTTTTATACGGCTTGCTTTCAGACAGATGCGCGGCGCATTAATCCATCTTCCCTAAATTTGCACAATGGATCATCGTTTTTCATGGATACTGGTAGTAGTTGCTGTATGCGTTGCATCCTGCAGCAATGACAAAGGAGGGCAGCAAGGCAATAAACTGGCTTACAGAGATCTGAAAGGATATTTTCAGAATGAACTACATCATATCTCCGGGAATAAACCCGCCCTGCAGAAAACGATCATTATGAACGGGAAGCGGGATAGCCTTACCATTGCTGTACCCGATTCGGCGCAGCTCCAGCACCTGCTGGCCCCATTCCTGGATGTAGACCTGAATAAACCCTCCCTTCAGGGTGCATACGATACCATCCTGCTGGCCGACCAATTCTCCGGCAAACGCTCCCTCATGTACAAAGCCAGAAATACGGCTACCGTACCCCAGGAAGTCATTATGGATATTGACAGCCAGCAGCATATTACCAATGTGCAAATGAATAAGCATGTAGAGAACCTGGTATACGAATACCAGCAAAACCTGGTGTATCAGCAAAACAAACATATCCGCATCGTGACCTGGCAAAAGATCGCCTTTCTGCCTGCTCGCGAACTGGATGTGAAAGTCCTGCTCAGGCACCCCTAACAGATCTTCTTACAACATGACAGCAGCGGAGTTTCAACAGATATCGCATACAATACCCCTTCAGCCTGGTATTTACAAGTATTACAATGAAGCAAATGAACTGCTTTATGTAGGAAAAGCTAAAAGCCTGCGCAAAAGGGTCAGCTCTTATTTTGTTAAAAATCATGATAACTACAAGACCCGTAAACTTGTAGAGAACATCCACCATATTGAATTTACCATCGTAGGCTCTGAACAGGATGCCTTCCTGCTGGAAAACTCACTGATCAAACAGTTCCAGCCTAAATTCAATATCAACCTGAAAGACGATAAAACATACCCTTATATCGTCATCAAACATGAAGCATTCTCCCGTGTATTCCTCACCCGTAATGTCATAAAGGACGGTTCCGAATACCTGGGGCCATTCACCTCCGTAGGCCGCGTACGCGAACTGCTGGAAGTGATCCGGTATAACATCCCCCTGCGTACCTGTAACCTCAATCTTTCCCCACAGAACGTCGCCAAAGGGAAATATAAGGTATGCCTGGAATATCACCTGGGCAACTGTAAAGGCCCCTGCGAAGGACTGCAAACAGAGGAAGACTACCGGGAAGGATTGCAGCAGGTAAAAAATATCCTGCGGGGCAATCTTACCCCTGTATTACAACTGTTCCGTGCACAAATGCAGGAGCATGCGATGAATATGGAATTTGAGAAAGCGGAGATTGTCAGAAAGAAAATTGACAGTCTGCAGGCATACCAGGCAAAGTCCACCATTGTCAATACCCGTATTGGTAACGTGGACATATTCTCCATCATCAGTGAGGGTAACTACGCCTATGTCAATTACCTCCGTGTCCTTAACGGCACCATTGCCGATACCAAGACCGTCACGCTGGAAAAGAAACTGGAAGAAGACGATACCGAGGTACTGACCTATGCCGTCGGTTATCTGCGGGACGTATTCCAGAGTCTCACCCGCGAGATCATTGTACCGATAGAGATCGAGTATCCTGAAGAACAGGTGACTATAACAGTGCCGAAAGGTGGGGATAAAAAGAAACTGCTGGAACTGTCCGAGAAGAATGTCAATTACTTTAAGGAAGAACTCTACAGGAAAAAGATCCTTCACCTGGAAGGGAAAAGTGATATGGAGAAGAAAAAAGTACTGTATCAGTTACAGGCCGATCTTGAACTCCAGGAACTGCCTGTACATATTGAATGCTTCGATAACTCCAACTTCCAGGGCGCTTACCCGGTTTCTGCCTGTGTGGTATTCAAGGATGGCGTCGCTTCCAAAAAAGACTATCGTCACTTCAACATCAAGACCGTACAGGGTATCAATGACTTTGCCTCTATGAAAGAAGTAGTATACCGCCGGTATAGTCGTTTACTGGCGGAGCAGCAGCCATTACCCCAGCTGGTGATCATCGATGGCGGTAAAGGTCAGTTAGGTTCTGCCATGGAGAGCATTCGCGAACTGGACCTCATAGGTAGTATGACGGTAGTGGGCCTCGCTAAGAATGAGGAAGAGATCTTCTTCCCGGGCGATAAGGACAGCATCAAACTTCCTTATGACAGCGAGAGCCTGAAACTGATCCGCCGCGTACGTGATGAAGTGCACCGTTTCGGCATCACCTTCCATCGGCAGAAGCGAAGTAAAGGCACTTTTAAGAACGAATTGGAGGCTATCAGGGGCATTGGTGAGAATACGGCTACCCAGCTATTGAAAACGTTCCGTTCGGTCGCTAAAATAAAATTATTGTCGGAAGACGACCTCATAAAAGAAGTGGGCGCCGCGAAAGCCCGGTTGGTATATAGTCACTTCCATCCGGCTACCGGACAAACAGGTCAGTAACAATCTTTCTTCATCAATACAGATTATTTTTTTGCAACGGGCTACGGCACTACTGTCGGCCGCCGTTGTGTCACTCCCTTGTACGCCAGGTCCGCTATGCGCCCTGCCCGGCTACTACGACTGATGATTACAGATCAAACAATCGCTACGCTTTCGCCCTGAGTGCCTGCGCCATATGGCGCTGCTCATGCGCGATCACAAAACGGAATGTATCTCCCAGGTTGAATTTCAGCCAGCTTCCCAAAGTGGTCGGGATCTTTATCTGTTCCAGATTGACCAGCTTCGCCCTGTCCAGCAGTGCTTTAGTCTGTTGTTGCCATTCCATAAATTCATGGACCGTTCTACGGGCATCCAGATCAGCCAGTGGCCGGTAGGCCTTCGGTGCCTGCATCTTCATGCCCGGCAGACCATTGTTTTTCGGCTTCATCATATTCGTAAAATAATTCCCTAACCAGCCGCTTTTGAAAACAGGTGCAGGAGAGGAGGGCAGACTGCCTGTCAGTTTTCCCCGGATGGCCTTTTCCATAGCGGGTACATAAAAACGGGAATAAGCGTTCAGGTGATCGAGGCACTGGGCCACGCTCCATTTATCGGGAGCAGGCTGTCGCAGCAGCGCCTCATCACTGGCATTTACGAAATGAGTATTTACAGTTTGCAGCAGTTCATCCACCTGACCCTGAAGGGTCGCTAACAGTACGGGGGGTTCGAATATACGGGACATAATGTGGTGATTTGAGTATACTACAAATCTAGGCAGGGG
The DNA window shown above is from Chitinophaga agri and carries:
- the ftsH gene encoding ATP-dependent zinc metalloprotease FtsH; amino-acid sequence: MERGNNFNKGDKSPKKGPKFNIYWVYAFIGVALLAMNFANLGTGPKPLSFQEFQLNYLKPGDVDKLVVVNKQVVEVFIKADKLSQAKYEKVAKTRLGADNKGPHFSFTIGSVEDFKTDLDKAQAGLPVDQQVKVYYDNRQSWFEPFIQLLLPLVLLIGLWILLMRKMGGPAGGSGGPGGIFNIGKSKATLFDKGTRVNITFSDVAGLDEAKVEVMEIVDFLKNPKKYTSLGGKIPKGALLVGPPGTGKTLLAKAMAGEAQVPFFSMSGSDFVELFVGVGASRVRDLFKQAREKAPCIIFIDEIDAIGRARGKNVMMSNDERENTLNQLLVEMDGFGTDSGIIILAATNRPDVLDSALLRPGRFDRQISIDKPDLNGREHIFDVHLKPIKTSPNLDIKKLASMTPGFAGADIANVCNEAALIAARKGKTEVEMEDFNDAVDRVIGGLEKKNKIISPEEKEVIAYHEAGHAICGWYLEHANPLVKVTIVPRGVAALGYAQYLPKEQYLYNTEQLLDDICMTLGGRAVEDIVFGKVSTGAQNDLQVITRMAYAMVTVYGMNDKVGNVSFYDPNSDQAFTKPYSEETAKMIDEEVRLLIDKAYQRTKNLLTERLDNVKVLAQELLKKEVLYQADLERLIGKRPWDVHREHIANKEGMTTDGVHPTDIINPSPTPANA
- the rsfS gene encoding ribosome silencing factor; translation: MSRESEIFSTIIKAIQEKKGENIVSLDLRQIPEAVADFFVICEANSNTQVRAIADFVEDQVLKLVGEEPYKHEGFTAQQWILVDYVNVVVHVFQPETRQFYSLEDMWSDAERMEHNDTN
- a CDS encoding biotin--[acetyl-CoA-carboxylase] ligase — translated: MIGQPLYILDTVDSTNNYAMEQVNKGQVTPGTAWFAMEQTAGKAQRGKQWSSPPGENIMLSIALQPGMLPLSRQFMLSVAVSLATCDWFTQYAGDETSIKWSNDLYWRDRKAAGMLIENVLRGNTWQYAITGIGININQTSFPTHLPNPVSLKQITGKTWDPIELTRTLCASIEERLKLLHPAHYDKLMQDYKSKLFRFNIPGTYRMNGELFEGIIRDVLPDGKLCLEKEGTLLQLGFGEIEFVITR
- a CDS encoding ArnT family glycosyltransferase — protein: MPKRSYLLLIALIAFKLTFHFSLVHPDYDLHRDEYLHLEQANHLAAGYLSVPPFTAFLSLLIKWLGGGVYWVRFFPALFGALTMLVIWKLVELLKGGWYAQLLAAVVFICSGMSRINILYQPNSADILAWTLIFYLVILYIRDVKPQWLLWMGVVAGMAFLNKYNILFLAAGLLPALLITPQRSIFREKYLYGGLLIALLLALPNIVWQLQNGVPFLHHMKELADTQLVNVERAGFIKEQLLFFLLGSAVWIAGLTALMGYAPYRPYRFAGWTFLLVMALFVYLKAKAYYALGLYPVMLAFGSVYWEHLFSRSWLKYARLGWLVMVILPTVCLFRVIYPVMPPKDLYNAMTPRMRDVMCRWEDGKLHDLPQDFADMRGWRELAGLATMAYQQVPVAERPYTLILCDNYGQAGAINYYAADAVRPAITFSADYMCWFPKMDSLHYLIVVGEAPAEYVRKYTSGYTKTGQINDKLSREYGTGVYLVEGISPVFPRKLYQWQQEEQAGSRSW
- a CDS encoding helix-turn-helix domain-containing protein → MSSINSKNSRSDHRKKLRLSDDFSRVSVDQENLPKVPAKSNFTIHSRSTNPCREYISASRRDYYKITLMTRGGGIMTLGQRKYVIKAPAIVFINQLEAKTWDPQGEQDGYYCQFTEHLFEMQRHYRDELLHHPLFQIGANPVLNLTEQQRDYMLQLFGHLLKESKDCNPYRQEAILIYLQLLLLEAKRISVPEALPQRSLTTAQLLAERFTDALEKQFPITSELEQVQLKTAGDFAQILNVHPNHLNATVKRVTGRTTSEHIRQRLLLEARLLLLHTDWPIAAIAHSLGFEEPANFSHFFKSQTGHTPHTFRNN
- a CDS encoding translation initiation factor, giving the protein MSKKKFNTNTGGIVYSTNPDFKPESDEPEEIETLPPAQQQLRVKLDTKQRAGKVVTLVDGFVGKEEDLEKLGKELKTKCGTGGSAKDGLILIQGDYKEKVVKWLQDWGYKAK